In Rutidosis leptorrhynchoides isolate AG116_Rl617_1_P2 chromosome 2, CSIRO_AGI_Rlap_v1, whole genome shotgun sequence, one genomic interval encodes:
- the LOC139888425 gene encoding uncharacterized protein, whose translation MKSYYNGAATFLSLLYLDMTKSDLFPVVRGRPVFKNWKGAITVRAKKEDSLGSFGTLELAPKYDPEADEEGLLKLKITRIILEYFQVIDKKFKMVDDLKQFLSKKITEGLSKFPNKKTLISYQSRMKQVFRINEGDVDEKLEKKSEDDEKKVDETLEKKAEDKEIKVKNDSKMVECEKEAADDDDDYVNDDDNDNADDDDHDDDDNDDDDDDKDKDKHDDDDDDDDDEEEEEEEKTESDEDDEVSGHENENEANSNEEEVQLDQDDEGKGKGPEDVVKEVCEGADNSDEDVEKVVIAEEQASLTQWRRLVRRRSLRREKKLIMRSAKVAMDSPYVNRLMAVSDLLTNSELALAMDLFSMQRNPCDLVFEVKKVCWTVHHVTLESLCPDLYVEAGVIDTWSFILNLERKYRDPASRTKFFFPTSIIVS comes from the exons ATGAAGAGTTACTACAATGGTGCTGCTACCTTTCTTTCC CTTCTATATCTGGACATGACCAAGTCTGATCTCTTTCCTGTTGTTCGTGGACGTCCAGTTTTCAAGAACTGGAAAGGGGCCATTACTGTTCGTGCAAAGAAAGAGGATTCACTTGGATCATTTGGTACTTTGGAACTTGCACCAAAGTATGATCCAGAAGCAGATGAAGAGGGGCTTTTAAAATTGAAGATAACAAGGATAATTTTG GAATATTTTCAAGTTATTGACAAGAAATTCAAAATGGTTGATGACTTGAAACAATTTCTTTCGAAGAAAATAACTGAAGGTTTATCAAAATTTCCAAATAAGAAGACTTTGATATCTTATCAAAGTAGAATGAAGCAAGTTTTTAGAATCAATGAGGGTGATGTTGATGAGAAGCTTGAAAAGAAGTCCGAGGATGATGAGAAGAAGGTTGATGAAACACTTGAGAAGAAGGCTGAGGATAAAGAGATTAAGGTTAAAAATGATTCGAAGATGGTTGAGTGCGAGAAGGAAGctgctgatgatgatgatgattatgttaatgatgatgataatgataatgctgATGACGatgatcacgatgatgatgataatgatgatgatgatgatgataaggataaagataagcatgatgatgatgatgatgatgatgatgatgaagaagaagaagaagaagaaaagaccgagtctgatgaagatgatgaggtTAGTGGTCATGAAAATGAGAATGAAGCGAATTCCAATGAAGAAGAAGTCCAGCTTGATCAAGATGATGAGGGTAAGGGTAAGGGTCCCGAAGATGTTGTAAAAGAAGTTTGTGAAGGTGCCGATAATTCTGATGAAGATGTTGAAAAAGTTGTAATTGCAGAAGAGCAAGCTTCTTTGACACAATG GAGGAGGTTAGTGAGGAGAAGAAGTCTAAGAAGGGAAAAAAAACTGATTATGAGATCTGCGAAAGTTGCTATGGATTCTCCATATGTCAATAGGTTGATGGCAGTTTCGGACCTGTTGACTAACTCTGAACTAGCTTTGGCTATGGATTTGTTTTCAATGCAAAGAAACCCTTG TGATCTTGTATTTGAAGTTAAAAAAGTCTGTTGGACTGTTCATCATGTCACGTTGGAATCACTTTGTCCTGATTTATATGTTGAGGCTGGTGTGATTGATACTTGGAGTTTTATACTAAATCTCGAGCGTAAGTATAGAGATCCAGCCAGCCGAACAAAATTTTTCTTTCCAACGTCAATAATTGTAAGTTAA